Below is a genomic region from Echinicola rosea.
CCAATAAGCAGTTTGGAATAGGTGGCTACTTGGAGCCAAGAGCCATTTACCATCGAAGTGAGGTATTTGGGAAAGATGATCAGGAAAGAAGGTCCCTTCACTTGGGTGTGGACATCTGGACAAAAGCAGGGCAGCCCATTTATGCGCCATTGCTAGGCCGTGTACATAGCTTCCAAAACAACGAAGGCTATGGCAATTACGGCCCCACTATTATCTTGCAACATCAATGTGAAGGAGTAAACTTCTTTTCCCTCTATGGCCATTTGAGCAACACTGACCTGCATGGCTTAGAAGTAGGTCAAACCGTCCATCCTGGACAGGAATTTGCGCACATCGGTCCATTTCCTGAAAATGGGGACTGGCCTCCGCATCTTCATTTTCAGCTGATCATGGATTTAGGTGACCATTGGGGCGACTATCCAGGGGTCTGCGCACCAAAAGACTTGGATTTTTACCATAACAATTGCCCAGACCCAGGGGTATTATTGGGTATGGACAAGTTTTGATGAAAAACGGACAACCTTCCCAATAGTCAAGCAAATGACAGGCAGTTGACCGCAGATGAATAATCCTTCGGCACCCTGCACCATTATTTAGGCAATGAAATTAAGTGATCTCAGAAAGCGCGCAGATTTTCTGGAAATTTACACATAATTGCTCTAAGCGTTATTCAGCAAATTGAAGTTTAACCAAATTGGCATAAAATCCACCTTCCTGTACGGCCAAGTCATCATGGCTACCTTCTTCTACGATTTCGCCATCCTTCATGACATAGATTCGGTCCACTTTTCGGATAGTGGCCAATCGGTGGGCAATGACAATCGTCGTACGGTTTTTCATCAATTCGTCCAAGGCTTCCTGCACCAATGCCTCTGACTC
It encodes:
- a CDS encoding peptidoglycan DD-metalloendopeptidase family protein, translated to MKKLLDLLSTKEIYPLVGVKLNAKNSILLDFTAKNEDLSTLDISSTPLFDEYVFGQLDAANKQFGIGGYLEPRAIYHRSEVFGKDDQERRSLHLGVDIWTKAGQPIYAPLLGRVHSFQNNEGYGNYGPTIILQHQCEGVNFFSLYGHLSNTDLHGLEVGQTVHPGQEFAHIGPFPENGDWPPHLHFQLIMDLGDHWGDYPGVCAPKDLDFYHNNCPDPGVLLGMDKF